In Oncorhynchus gorbuscha isolate QuinsamMale2020 ecotype Even-year linkage group LG02, OgorEven_v1.0, whole genome shotgun sequence, a single genomic region encodes these proteins:
- the pex12 gene encoding peroxisome assembly protein 12, giving the protein MAERGAHLTAAAADDRPSIFEVLAQDSLMGAVRPALRHAVKVLAESNPSRYGFLWRRFDEIHSVLDVLLQHHFLSRTSASFSENFYSLKRVAASGRERPAHLGLRGKHHWCSLILLALIPYLRAKLEQVLAKQRDEDDFSIRLPQTPLQRMYRAFLAAYPYVSVGWDSWVFCQQLLYVFGRAKTHSPFLWLAGVRLAHLTGHDITNMDLKPASPSRAIGSSVGERLRRLTSTVVGGVALSLSTSLSLGVFFLQFLEWWYSSENQSTIKTLTSLPTPPPPIHLQNQEPLTRHSKACPLCCKIRTNDTVLSTSGFVFCYRCIYVYIKANQRCPMTGYPTELQHLIKIYSPES; this is encoded by the exons ATGGCAGAACGTGGTGCACATTTGACAGCTGCAGCTGCAGATGACAGACCGTCGATATTCGAGGTCTTGGCACAGGACTCCCTGATGGGTGCAGTCAGACCCGCCTTGCGACACGCAGTGAAG GTTCTGGCTGAGTCTAACCCCTCTCGCTACGGATTCCTCTGGCGGAGATTTGACGAGATTCACAGTGTTCTCGATGTATTGCTTCAGCACCATTTTCTGTCACGGACTAGCGCCTCATTCTCTGAGAACTTTTACAGCCTAAAGCGCGTGGCTGCTTCTGGTCGCGAGCGGCCAGCTCACCTGGGTCTGCGTGGGAAACACCACTGGTGCTCGCTGATCCTGCTTGCCCTCATTCCTTACTTGAGGGCCAAGCTGGAACAGGTACTGGCCAAGCAGAGGGATGAGGACGATTTTTCCATCCGCCTGCCACAGACGCCCTTGCAGAGGATGTACAGGGCCTTCCTGGCAGCCTACCCCTATGTCAGCGTGGGCTGGGACAGCTGGGTATTCTGCCAGCAGCTGTTGTATGTGTTTGGCCGAGCCAAGACCCACTCACCATTTCTGTGGCTGGCAGGTGTCAGGCTGGCTCACCTCACAGGACATGACATCACAAATATGGACCTCAAACCAGCCTCGCCTTCCAGGGCCATCGGCTCAAG TGTTGGTGAGAGGCTGCGGAGGCTGACGTCGACAGTGGTGGGGGGTGtggctctgtccctctccactaGTCTTTCCTTGGGAGTGTTTTTCCTGCAGTTCCTCGAGTGGTGGTACTCCTCAGAGAACCAGAGCACCATCAAGACCCTGACCtccctccccacaccacccccTCCCATCCACCTCCAGAACCAAGAACCACTGACCAGACACAGCAAAGCATGTCCACTCTGCTGCAAGATCCGCACCAATGATACCGTCCTCTCCACCTCTGGGTTTGTCTTCTGTTACCGCTGTATTTATGTCTACATCAAAGCCAACCAGAGGTGTCCGATGACTGGGTACCCCACTGAACTTCAGCATCTCATCAAGATTTACTcaccagagagctag
- the orai2 gene encoding protein orai-2 isoform X4 yields the protein MSSELNVPMGSPAPGGFERMPEGGGMDYRDWVRRSYLELVTSNHHSVQALSWRKLYLSRAKLKASSRTSALLSGFAMVAMVEVQLEIQYNYPRMLLIAFSVCTTVLVAVHLLALLISTCILPNVEAVSNIHNLNSVSESPHERMHHYIELAWGFSTALGILLFLAEVVLLCWIKFLPVDSSSANQVAVAAAELALSKLNCSGPALPPKPTPPPGHSGWQAALASTIIMVPVGVIFVVFTIHFYRSLVSHKTERHHQEIEELHKIKVLLDGCERGLQAV from the exons ATGAGCAGTGAGCTGAACGTGCCCATGGGCTCCCCAGCCCCGGGGGGCTTTGAGCGGATGccggagggtggagggatggactACAGGGACTGGGTGCGCCGCAGCTACCTGGAGCTGGTCACCTCCAACCACCACTCTGTGCAGGCGCTGTCTTGGAGGAAGCTCTACTTGAGCCGGGCCAAACTGAAAGCCTCCAGCCGCACCTCTGCCTTGCTCTCTGGCTTCGCTATG GTGGCAATGGTGGAGGTCCAGTTGGAGATCCAGTACAACTACCCACGAATGCTCCTCATTGCCTTTAGCGTTTGTACTACGGTGCTGGTGGCTGTGCACCTGCTCGCCCTACTCATCAGCACCTGCATCCTACCCAACGTGGAGGCAGTCAGCAATATCCACAACCTCAACTCAGTCAGCGAGTCACCCCATGAGCGCATGCACCACTACATCGAGCTGGCCTGGGGCTTCTCCACTGCCCTGGGCATCCTGCTTTTCCTGGCAGAGGTAGTGCTTCTCTGCTGGATCAAGTTCCTGCCCGTGGACTCTAGTTCCGCCAACCAGGTGGCGGTGGCTGCTGCAGAGCTGGCACTATCCAAGCTGAACTGTAGTGGCCCCGCCCTGCCACCCAAGCCCACCCCTCCGCCAGGGCACAGTGGCTGGCAGGCAGCCCTGGCCTCCACCATCATTATGGTGCCGGTGGGGGTTATCTTTGTGGTATTCACCATCCACTTCTACCGCTCACTGGTGAGCCACAAGACAGAGCGCCACCACCAGGAGATCGAGGAACTGCACAAAATTAAGGTGCTGCTGGATGGGTGCGAGAGAGGCCTACAGGCAGTGTGA
- the orai2 gene encoding protein orai-2 isoform X3 codes for MKATHKTREAQPFAMSSELNVPMGSPAPGGFERMPEGGGMDYRDWVRRSYLELVTSNHHSVQALSWRKLYLSRAKLKASSRTSALLSGFAMVAMVEVQLEIQYNYPRMLLIAFSVCTTVLVAVHLLALLISTCILPNVEAVSNIHNLNSVSESPHERMHHYIELAWGFSTALGILLFLAEVVLLCWIKFLPVDSSSANQVAVAAAELALSKLNCSGPALPPKPTPPPGHSGWQAALASTIIMVPVGVIFVVFTIHFYRSLVSHKTERHHQEIEELHKIKVLLDGCERGLQAV; via the exons ATGAAAGCCACTCATAAAACAAGAGAAGCCCAGCCAT TTGCCATGAGCAGTGAGCTGAACGTGCCCATGGGCTCCCCAGCCCCGGGGGGCTTTGAGCGGATGccggagggtggagggatggactACAGGGACTGGGTGCGCCGCAGCTACCTGGAGCTGGTCACCTCCAACCACCACTCTGTGCAGGCGCTGTCTTGGAGGAAGCTCTACTTGAGCCGGGCCAAACTGAAAGCCTCCAGCCGCACCTCTGCCTTGCTCTCTGGCTTCGCTATG GTGGCAATGGTGGAGGTCCAGTTGGAGATCCAGTACAACTACCCACGAATGCTCCTCATTGCCTTTAGCGTTTGTACTACGGTGCTGGTGGCTGTGCACCTGCTCGCCCTACTCATCAGCACCTGCATCCTACCCAACGTGGAGGCAGTCAGCAATATCCACAACCTCAACTCAGTCAGCGAGTCACCCCATGAGCGCATGCACCACTACATCGAGCTGGCCTGGGGCTTCTCCACTGCCCTGGGCATCCTGCTTTTCCTGGCAGAGGTAGTGCTTCTCTGCTGGATCAAGTTCCTGCCCGTGGACTCTAGTTCCGCCAACCAGGTGGCGGTGGCTGCTGCAGAGCTGGCACTATCCAAGCTGAACTGTAGTGGCCCCGCCCTGCCACCCAAGCCCACCCCTCCGCCAGGGCACAGTGGCTGGCAGGCAGCCCTGGCCTCCACCATCATTATGGTGCCGGTGGGGGTTATCTTTGTGGTATTCACCATCCACTTCTACCGCTCACTGGTGAGCCACAAGACAGAGCGCCACCACCAGGAGATCGAGGAACTGCACAAAATTAAGGTGCTGCTGGATGGGTGCGAGAGAGGCCTACAGGCAGTGTGA
- the orai2 gene encoding protein orai-2 isoform X2: MLTFDGHWQDGHVRSLRMNPGFNFTRQMADSLYGVVWLVAMSSELNVPMGSPAPGGFERMPEGGGMDYRDWVRRSYLELVTSNHHSVQALSWRKLYLSRAKLKASSRTSALLSGFAMVAMVEVQLEIQYNYPRMLLIAFSVCTTVLVAVHLLALLISTCILPNVEAVSNIHNLNSVSESPHERMHHYIELAWGFSTALGILLFLAEVVLLCWIKFLPVDSSSANQVAVAAAELALSKLNCSGPALPPKPTPPPGHSGWQAALASTIIMVPVGVIFVVFTIHFYRSLVSHKTERHHQEIEELHKIKVLLDGCERGLQAV, translated from the exons atgctcaccttcgatggccactggcaagaTGGACATGTGCGCTCTTTAAgaatgaatcccggtttcaactttaccaggcagatggcagacagcctgtatggtgtcgtgtgg CTAGTTGCCATGAGCAGTGAGCTGAACGTGCCCATGGGCTCCCCAGCCCCGGGGGGCTTTGAGCGGATGccggagggtggagggatggactACAGGGACTGGGTGCGCCGCAGCTACCTGGAGCTGGTCACCTCCAACCACCACTCTGTGCAGGCGCTGTCTTGGAGGAAGCTCTACTTGAGCCGGGCCAAACTGAAAGCCTCCAGCCGCACCTCTGCCTTGCTCTCTGGCTTCGCTATG GTGGCAATGGTGGAGGTCCAGTTGGAGATCCAGTACAACTACCCACGAATGCTCCTCATTGCCTTTAGCGTTTGTACTACGGTGCTGGTGGCTGTGCACCTGCTCGCCCTACTCATCAGCACCTGCATCCTACCCAACGTGGAGGCAGTCAGCAATATCCACAACCTCAACTCAGTCAGCGAGTCACCCCATGAGCGCATGCACCACTACATCGAGCTGGCCTGGGGCTTCTCCACTGCCCTGGGCATCCTGCTTTTCCTGGCAGAGGTAGTGCTTCTCTGCTGGATCAAGTTCCTGCCCGTGGACTCTAGTTCCGCCAACCAGGTGGCGGTGGCTGCTGCAGAGCTGGCACTATCCAAGCTGAACTGTAGTGGCCCCGCCCTGCCACCCAAGCCCACCCCTCCGCCAGGGCACAGTGGCTGGCAGGCAGCCCTGGCCTCCACCATCATTATGGTGCCGGTGGGGGTTATCTTTGTGGTATTCACCATCCACTTCTACCGCTCACTGGTGAGCCACAAGACAGAGCGCCACCACCAGGAGATCGAGGAACTGCACAAAATTAAGGTGCTGCTGGATGGGTGCGAGAGAGGCCTACAGGCAGTGTGA
- the orai2 gene encoding protein orai-2 isoform X1 — MLQCWTTLSNWPTDDKHEIWENLESFSFCVISFNIFIPSCQLVAMSSELNVPMGSPAPGGFERMPEGGGMDYRDWVRRSYLELVTSNHHSVQALSWRKLYLSRAKLKASSRTSALLSGFAMVAMVEVQLEIQYNYPRMLLIAFSVCTTVLVAVHLLALLISTCILPNVEAVSNIHNLNSVSESPHERMHHYIELAWGFSTALGILLFLAEVVLLCWIKFLPVDSSSANQVAVAAAELALSKLNCSGPALPPKPTPPPGHSGWQAALASTIIMVPVGVIFVVFTIHFYRSLVSHKTERHHQEIEELHKIKVLLDGCERGLQAV; from the exons ATGTTACAATGTTGGACCACACTGTCAAATTGGCCCACTGATGATAAACATGAAATCTGGGAAAATCTCGAATCATTCtctttttgtgttatttcttttAACATTTTCATCCCTTCTTGTCAGCTAGTTGCCATGAGCAGTGAGCTGAACGTGCCCATGGGCTCCCCAGCCCCGGGGGGCTTTGAGCGGATGccggagggtggagggatggactACAGGGACTGGGTGCGCCGCAGCTACCTGGAGCTGGTCACCTCCAACCACCACTCTGTGCAGGCGCTGTCTTGGAGGAAGCTCTACTTGAGCCGGGCCAAACTGAAAGCCTCCAGCCGCACCTCTGCCTTGCTCTCTGGCTTCGCTATG GTGGCAATGGTGGAGGTCCAGTTGGAGATCCAGTACAACTACCCACGAATGCTCCTCATTGCCTTTAGCGTTTGTACTACGGTGCTGGTGGCTGTGCACCTGCTCGCCCTACTCATCAGCACCTGCATCCTACCCAACGTGGAGGCAGTCAGCAATATCCACAACCTCAACTCAGTCAGCGAGTCACCCCATGAGCGCATGCACCACTACATCGAGCTGGCCTGGGGCTTCTCCACTGCCCTGGGCATCCTGCTTTTCCTGGCAGAGGTAGTGCTTCTCTGCTGGATCAAGTTCCTGCCCGTGGACTCTAGTTCCGCCAACCAGGTGGCGGTGGCTGCTGCAGAGCTGGCACTATCCAAGCTGAACTGTAGTGGCCCCGCCCTGCCACCCAAGCCCACCCCTCCGCCAGGGCACAGTGGCTGGCAGGCAGCCCTGGCCTCCACCATCATTATGGTGCCGGTGGGGGTTATCTTTGTGGTATTCACCATCCACTTCTACCGCTCACTGGTGAGCCACAAGACAGAGCGCCACCACCAGGAGATCGAGGAACTGCACAAAATTAAGGTGCTGCTGGATGGGTGCGAGAGAGGCCTACAGGCAGTGTGA